The following coding sequences are from one Bos indicus x Bos taurus breed Angus x Brahman F1 hybrid chromosome 5, Bos_hybrid_MaternalHap_v2.0, whole genome shotgun sequence window:
- the MCRS1 gene encoding microspherule protein 1 isoform X2, whose translation MASGTASRSEDEESLAGQKRASSQALGTIPKRRSSSRFIKRKKFDDELVESSLAKSSTRAKGASGVEPGRCSGSEPSSSEKKKVSKTPSTPVPPSPAPAPGLTKRVKKSKQPLQVTKDLGRWKPADDLLLISAVLQTNDLTSVHLGVKFSCRFTLREVQERWYALLYDPVISKLACQAMRQLHPEAIAAIQSKALFSKAEEQLLSKVGSTSQPTLETFQDLLHRHPDAFYLARTAKALQAHWQLMKQYYLLEDQTVQPLPKGDQVLNFSDAEDLIDDSKLKDMRDEVLEHELTVADRRQKREIRQLEQELHKWQVLVDSITGMSSPDFDNQTLAVLRGRMVRYLMRSREITLGRATKDNQIDVDLSLEGPAWKISRKQGVIKLKNNGDFFIANEGRRPIYIDGRPVLCGSKWRLSNNSVVEIASLRFVFLINQDLIALIRAEAAKITPQ comes from the exons ATGGCATCGGGCACTGCCAGCCGCTCAGAGGATGAGGAGTCACTGGCAGGGCAGAAGCGGGCCTCCTCTCAGGCCTTGGGAACCATCCCTAAACGGAGAAGCTCCTCTAG GTTCATCAAGAGGAAGAAGTTCGATGATGAGCTGGTGGAGAGCAGCCTGGCTAAGTCCTCTACCCGGGCGAAGGGGGCCAGTGGGGTGGAACCAGGGCGCTGTTCGGGGAGCGAACCTTCCTCCAGTGAGAAGAAGAAG gTGTCCAAGACCCCCAGCACACCGGTgccacccagccctgccccagcccctggacTCACCAAGCGTGTGAAGAAGAGCAAACAGCCGCTGCAGGTGACCAAGGACCTGGGCCGCTGGAAGCCTGCGGACGACCTCCTGCTCATCAGTGCCGTGCTGCAG ACCAATGACCTGACATCTGTCCACCTGGGTGTGAAGTTCAGCTGCCGCTTCACCCTGCGGGAAGTCCAGGAGCGCTGGTATGCCCTGCTCTACGATCCTGTCATCTCCAA GCTGGCCTGCCAGGCCATGAGACAGCTGCACCCAGAGGCCATTGCAGCCATCCAGAGCAAGGCACTGTTTAGCAAGGCTGAGGAACAGCTGCTGAGCAAAGTGGGATCG ACCAGCCAGCCCACCTTGGAGACCTTCCAGGACCTGCTGCACAGACACCCCGATGCCTTCTACCTGGCCCGTACTGCCAAGGCTCTGCAGGCCCACTGGCAGCTCATGAAGCAGTATTACCTATTGGAGGACCAGACAG TGCAGCCGCTGCCCAAGGGGGACCAAGTGCTGAACTTTTCCGACGCAGAGGACTTGATTGATGACAGTAAGCTCAA GGACATGCGAGATGAAGTCCTGGAACATG agCTGACCGTGGCTGACCGGCGCCAGAAACGGGAGATTCGGCAGCTGGAACAGGAACTCCATAAGTGGCAGGTGCTGGTAGATAGCATCACAG GCATGAGCTCCCCAGACTTCGACAACCAGACCCTGGCAGTGCTGCGGGGCCGCATGGTGCGGTACCTGATGCGCTCTAGAGAG ATCACCCTCGGCAGAGCGACCAAGGACAACCAGATTGATGTGGACCTGTCCCTGGAGGGTCCGGCCTGGAAGATCTCCCGGAAGCAAG GTGTCATCAAATTGAAAAACAATGGTGATTTCTTCATTGCCAATGAGGGCCGGCGGCCCATCTACATTGATGGACGGCCTGTGCTGTGTGGCTCCAAGTGGCGCCTTAGCAACAACTCAGTAGTGGAG ATTGCCAGCCTGCGATTTGTCTTCCTTATCAACCAGGACCTCATTGCCCTCATTCGGGCCGAGGCTGCCAAGATCACACCACAGTGA
- the MCRS1 gene encoding microspherule protein 1 isoform X1 yields the protein MDKDSQGLLDSSLMASGTASRSEDEESLAGQKRASSQALGTIPKRRSSSRFIKRKKFDDELVESSLAKSSTRAKGASGVEPGRCSGSEPSSSEKKKVSKTPSTPVPPSPAPAPGLTKRVKKSKQPLQVTKDLGRWKPADDLLLISAVLQTNDLTSVHLGVKFSCRFTLREVQERWYALLYDPVISKLACQAMRQLHPEAIAAIQSKALFSKAEEQLLSKVGSTSQPTLETFQDLLHRHPDAFYLARTAKALQAHWQLMKQYYLLEDQTVQPLPKGDQVLNFSDAEDLIDDSKLKDMRDEVLEHELTVADRRQKREIRQLEQELHKWQVLVDSITGMSSPDFDNQTLAVLRGRMVRYLMRSREITLGRATKDNQIDVDLSLEGPAWKISRKQGVIKLKNNGDFFIANEGRRPIYIDGRPVLCGSKWRLSNNSVVEIASLRFVFLINQDLIALIRAEAAKITPQ from the exons ATGGACAAAG attctcaGGGGCTGCTAGATTCATCCCTCATGGCATCGGGCACTGCCAGCCGCTCAGAGGATGAGGAGTCACTGGCAGGGCAGAAGCGGGCCTCCTCTCAGGCCTTGGGAACCATCCCTAAACGGAGAAGCTCCTCTAG GTTCATCAAGAGGAAGAAGTTCGATGATGAGCTGGTGGAGAGCAGCCTGGCTAAGTCCTCTACCCGGGCGAAGGGGGCCAGTGGGGTGGAACCAGGGCGCTGTTCGGGGAGCGAACCTTCCTCCAGTGAGAAGAAGAAG gTGTCCAAGACCCCCAGCACACCGGTgccacccagccctgccccagcccctggacTCACCAAGCGTGTGAAGAAGAGCAAACAGCCGCTGCAGGTGACCAAGGACCTGGGCCGCTGGAAGCCTGCGGACGACCTCCTGCTCATCAGTGCCGTGCTGCAG ACCAATGACCTGACATCTGTCCACCTGGGTGTGAAGTTCAGCTGCCGCTTCACCCTGCGGGAAGTCCAGGAGCGCTGGTATGCCCTGCTCTACGATCCTGTCATCTCCAA GCTGGCCTGCCAGGCCATGAGACAGCTGCACCCAGAGGCCATTGCAGCCATCCAGAGCAAGGCACTGTTTAGCAAGGCTGAGGAACAGCTGCTGAGCAAAGTGGGATCG ACCAGCCAGCCCACCTTGGAGACCTTCCAGGACCTGCTGCACAGACACCCCGATGCCTTCTACCTGGCCCGTACTGCCAAGGCTCTGCAGGCCCACTGGCAGCTCATGAAGCAGTATTACCTATTGGAGGACCAGACAG TGCAGCCGCTGCCCAAGGGGGACCAAGTGCTGAACTTTTCCGACGCAGAGGACTTGATTGATGACAGTAAGCTCAA GGACATGCGAGATGAAGTCCTGGAACATG agCTGACCGTGGCTGACCGGCGCCAGAAACGGGAGATTCGGCAGCTGGAACAGGAACTCCATAAGTGGCAGGTGCTGGTAGATAGCATCACAG GCATGAGCTCCCCAGACTTCGACAACCAGACCCTGGCAGTGCTGCGGGGCCGCATGGTGCGGTACCTGATGCGCTCTAGAGAG ATCACCCTCGGCAGAGCGACCAAGGACAACCAGATTGATGTGGACCTGTCCCTGGAGGGTCCGGCCTGGAAGATCTCCCGGAAGCAAG GTGTCATCAAATTGAAAAACAATGGTGATTTCTTCATTGCCAATGAGGGCCGGCGGCCCATCTACATTGATGGACGGCCTGTGCTGTGTGGCTCCAAGTGGCGCCTTAGCAACAACTCAGTAGTGGAG ATTGCCAGCCTGCGATTTGTCTTCCTTATCAACCAGGACCTCATTGCCCTCATTCGGGCCGAGGCTGCCAAGATCACACCACAGTGA